GCGTTTAGGGTTGGCGTGATGCGCCCGTCGGTTGTCCGGCGGGCGTTTTCTTTTCGCGGTGCGATGTGAACGAAAGTCCTATTGGGTGCGACAATCCGCGCGCAATTCTGCCGCATTTCTCTGTCGCGTCCCGTTAGTAACCTCTGTACCGTCTAAATGGATGTTTTGTTTCCGGTGGCCCGCCCAAACGGAAATGAAGCCACCGAACAAACGATAAAGATAAAGTCTAGGGAGTCAGAAATGTCCAGCACGGCACGGGGCGCACCTGCGCACACCGCCGCCGAGGAACGCAAGGTTATTATTGCGTCCTCGCTCGGCACTGTTTTCGAATGGTACGATTTCTATCTGTATGGTTCGCTGGCCGCGACCATTGCAAAACAGTTCTTCTCCGGTGTGCCGGAAACCCAGGCGCTGATTTTCGCCCTGCTCGCCTTTGCCGCCGGGTTCGCGGTGCGCCCCTTCGGCGCAATCGTTTTCGGGCGGATCGGCGATCTTGTTGGCCGGAAATACACCTTCCTTGTCACCATTCTGATCATGGGCGTTTCGACCTTCGGCGTCGGTATTCTGCCCACCTATGAGCAGATCGGCATTACCGCACCGATTATCCTGATCATCTTCCGCCTGATGCAGGGCCTTGCCCTCGGCGGCGAGTACGGCGGCGCGGCGACCTATGTGGCCGAACATGCCCCGCACGGCAAGCGCGGCGCCCATACCGCGTGGATTCAGACGACGGCGACGATGGGCCTCTTCCTGTCGCTGCTGGTCATCCTAGGCTGCCGGAAGTTTTTCGGCCCCGCCGATTTCGACGCTTACGGCTGGCGTGTGCCCTTCCTGCTGTCGATCATTCTGCTGGCGATTTCGGTTTGGATTCGCACGAAGCTGAACGAATCGCCGACCTTCCAGCGCATGAAGGCGGAAGGCAAGCAGTCGAAGGCGCCGTTGACCGAAGCCTTCGGCCAATGGAAGAACCTCAAGCTCGTTATCATCGCTTTGATGGGGGCGGTGGCCGGTCAAGCCGTGGTTTGGTACACGGGGCAGTTCTACGCCCTGTTCTTCCTAACCTCGACCCTGAAGATCGACGGCGAAACCGCCAATTACTTGATCGCTGGCTCGCTGCTGATTGGCACGCCCTTCTTCATCGTCTTTGGTGCCCTCTCGGATAAAATCGGCCGTAAGTGGATCATTCTGGGCGGCATGCTGCTGGCCGTGGTGACCTATTTCCCGATCTTCGGCGGGCTTACCACTTACGGGAACCCGGATCTTGCCGCCGCGCAGGCCAAGAATAAGGTCGTTGTCGTTGCCGATCCGGCGGCGTGCTCCTTCCAGTTCAACCCGACCGGGACTGCCAAATTCACCAACCCGTGCGATTTGGCCCGTGGTGATCTCGCGCGCTCGTCGGTGAACTACATCAATCAGGCCGCGCCGGCGGGTTCTGAACTGGTGATCAAGTTCAACGATGTCGAAGTGAAGGGTTATGATAAGGCCAAGCTGGCCGAAGCGATCAAGAACGCCGGTTACCCGGCAAAGGCCGATCCGGCGAAGATCAACCACTTCATGCTGCTGGTGCTGCTGACCATCCTCGTCATCTATGTGACGATGGTTTACGGCCCGATTGCCGCGATGCTGGTGGAACTGTTCCCGACCCGCATCCGCTACACCTCTATGTCGCTGCCCTATCATATCGGTAACGGCTGGTTCGGGGGCTTCCTGCCGTCGATCAGCTTCGCGCTGGTGGCCATGCAGGGCGATATTTACTACGGTCTCTGGTATCCGATCATCATCGCTGCAGGCTGCTTCGTGATTGGCGCCTTCTTGCTGCCGGAAACCAAGGATAACGACATCCACTAATCGGGTAACCCTCCCCAGGGTTTGACTAGCCCCTCCCGCTGCCTGCGGGAGGGGTTTTGTTATTTGGGTTAGGGCAGATCAGGAAAAATCGCCGGGCGGGTGGCGGCCAGGGCGGCATCGAGATCGGCCAGCGTCGCAGTGATCCCGAGATCGGTAAGCGAGGTCACCCCATGCTCCTGGATACCGCAGGGCACGATCCCGCCGAAATGGGTCAGGTCCGGCGCGACATTGATGGCGATACCGTGCAGCGTTACCCAGCGGCGGATGCGCACGCCGATGGCGGCGATCTTATCTTCGCGCAACGGCCCGCGCTGCACCCAGATCCCGACGCGCC
The sequence above is drawn from the Elstera cyanobacteriorum genome and encodes:
- a CDS encoding MFS transporter; this encodes MSSTARGAPAHTAAEERKVIIASSLGTVFEWYDFYLYGSLAATIAKQFFSGVPETQALIFALLAFAAGFAVRPFGAIVFGRIGDLVGRKYTFLVTILIMGVSTFGVGILPTYEQIGITAPIILIIFRLMQGLALGGEYGGAATYVAEHAPHGKRGAHTAWIQTTATMGLFLSLLVILGCRKFFGPADFDAYGWRVPFLLSIILLAISVWIRTKLNESPTFQRMKAEGKQSKAPLTEAFGQWKNLKLVIIALMGAVAGQAVVWYTGQFYALFFLTSTLKIDGETANYLIAGSLLIGTPFFIVFGALSDKIGRKWIILGGMLLAVVTYFPIFGGLTTYGNPDLAAAQAKNKVVVVADPAACSFQFNPTGTAKFTNPCDLARGDLARSSVNYINQAAPAGSELVIKFNDVEVKGYDKAKLAEAIKNAGYPAKADPAKINHFMLLVLLTILVIYVTMVYGPIAAMLVELFPTRIRYTSMSLPYHIGNGWFGGFLPSISFALVAMQGDIYYGLWYPIIIAAGCFVIGAFLLPETKDNDIH